agagagagagagagagagagagagagagagtcccttggAGTCACTCCAAAATGCCCCCAACAAAAACCTATGGGCTCATCTTCCTTTCCAAATAAGgacacttttgagagagagagagagagagagagagagagagagagagagagagagagagagagagagagaggactccttgGAGAGTCACTCCAACAGAAATCACGAGACGAATAGAAATAAGAAGTTATACATCAGTTCAATAGTTCAAGACAACTTCCTCCAGTTGCTAAAGACGAAAATCCTACGCTTATCAAGGTCCTTCTGAACCACTATTCCCTCAGGATTATTTAAGGATAAGAGTTTCGATCCTTAAGGGCAAAAATgcaacaaggtctctctctctctctctctctctctctctctctctctctctctctctctctctctctctcattttgagtgGGTCAATAGGTCAGCGTTTGATGAATCTAATGTAATAATTGAAGGAGAGAAAGTGAGAACAGATGAAATATAAGAAATAGGGGTAATGGAATTTTGCAAATGAGAAGATATGCAAGAAGAACGAAGAGAAGGCATGGAAGAAGGGGGAAAGAAAAGACAAATAGAAGGTAGAGAAGAAGGGGGAAAAGAGGACGAAGAAAATGTATGGAGGAAGGGGGAAAGAAAAACGAAGAGAAGACATGGGAAGAAAGGGAAAAAAGAacgaagagaaggaatggaagaaagGGGAAAGAAGAACGAAGAGAAGGTATGGAAGAAAGGGCAAAGAAGAACGAAGAGAAGACATGGAAGAAAAGGCAAAGAAGAACGAGAGAAGGCATGGAATAAAGGGGAAAGAAGAACTGGGAGAAGGTAGAGAAGAAAGGGGAAAGAAGAACGAAAGAGAAGACATGGAAGAAAGGGGAAAAAAGAACGAAGAGAAGGTATGGAAGAAAGGGCAAAGAAGAATGAAGAGAAGACATGGAAGAAAAGGCAAAGAAGAACGAAGAGAAGACGTGGAAGAAGGGGGAAAGAAGGGCGAAGAGAAAGTATGAGAAAAGGAGACAAGAAGAATAAGTAAGAAATGTTAGAGATAAAGTGAAAgtataataaagaaaagatgaaaataaaacaaaaaattatcctaTTAATTGGCATCATAACAACAGCGAGAGAAATGTTATGAAAAGATGGTAGAGTTGATggcagaagaaaataaaaaaaagatatcggATAAAGAGAAGCAAATAGAAAGGAGAAGATGAAAAAGTCTCTATAACTAACAACATGACAAGATTATGAAAAGATAGCAAGAGTGAACTTCGAGAAATGAAAATAAACCGATAGAAGATAAAGATAGGCAAATGGAAATAACCTAGAGAGGAGCACAACGGACAAATGCATCACTTCGTCAGACACCCATTCCTCCGTCGCCACCAAGGAGACCTAACGCCACTGCCACAGGATATGTCTTTGAAGGGCAAAAcgacttggaggaggaggaggcaggtGCGTCCCAAATGGCTTTCTGTTGTAACCTCTGCTGCAGGCACACAGGCGCCTTTGGGGTCACGCCCACACTGACACGGGGGGTGGGTGGGGAGGGAGAGATTAAGCGGGCGGAAGTGAATggagagaagatgaagaggagatgCTCGCTAGGACCATGTACTATCAGatgattaccagagagagagagagagagagagagagagagaagagagagagagagagagagagagagagaaagaaagagaaaggagaaaaagagaaaaatgagaaaaaaagagagaacacaagaagaaaaagaaagagaaagagaaaagagaaaaagagaaaaaaagaaagagaggagagagagagagagagagagagaggagagagagagatgagagagagaggagagaagcaaaataagaaagaaataaaaaaaagaaaaagaaagagaaaggagaaaatagaaaaatgagaaaagagaGAACACAagaaaaagtaagagaaaaaagagaaaaaaagagagaaaagagaacaaaagagagagaggagagagagagagagagagagagagagagagagagagatccagaaactttttattttcattaaatttaatttcaCATATACAGTACCAAAATAAATTGATTCAACTTTTTCCTTTCATTAACACGCGTTTTAGACAAAAAATCCCTCTATTAACCTCATAAGACTCAATTCCCTTACTGAGATTTTTTATCACTAATAATAGTATAATAAGTcatatttgtctaaatatttaAAACAGGAATTGTTATACCTACGGTTCTTAGTCATATCAGGGTTTTTACAATTCCTATTTAGGACGTTTTTGCATTTTCATAACACCAGCAAATGAGTAAGAATGCAAAGGACTCTCCAAAGATCCCACCAGAGTGGAGCAACTGCCCCTATCCAAagtctaaggccgggagcacactagtgactctgtggcgccacaaagccacagcatcgtgtggcggggatggggtctcccataggtttccattgtttttaagttttgccgcgcaaactagcgactgtggcaagcgactgtggctctctgtcactcatccccgccacaggcgtggcgtggctttgtggcgccacagagtcgctaggaTGCTCCCAGCCTAATAAGATCATTAAGGATAGTTCTActggctgcaagtgtgcaagagcccgtgcctaacCGTAAGGGCCTGGCAATCTAAAACAACAGGGATAGTTGCATACCAAAAAAAAGGCAGTACAATTAATACCAAACAGTGAGTTCTACAAGCATGCACTTGAAAATTTTAGGAAAAATTGCATTTAAATCAATAAATGCTACTGTCATGtttaaaatttttctatttatcAAATGTAAATTCCATCAATTACAGATATAATTCCCGGATATCTCACTTTTGAAGGAATTGTGGATATCAATCAACCACTGaaggctaacatatatatatatatatatatatatatatatacataaatatatatatacatacatataaatacatatatacataaatatatatatatacatatatacataaatatatatatacatatatacataaatatatatatatacatatatacataaatatatatatatatacatatatacataaatatatatatatatatacatatatacataaatatatatatatatatatatacatatacataaatatatatatatatatatatatacatatatacataaatatatatatatatatacatatatacataaatatatatacatatatacataaatacatacatatatatatatatatatatacatatacacgcacacacatatatatatatatatatatacataaatatatatatatatatatacatatacataaatatatatacacatatatacatatacataaatatatatacacatatatatatatatatatatatacatatatacacatacataaatatatatatatatatttatatatatatatacatatatatatatatatatacatatatatatatacatatatatatatatatatatatacataaatatacatatatacacatacataaatatatatatatacatatatgtatatatatatatatatatatacatatatatatatatatatacatatatatatatatatatatatacatcagtacatatatatacatatctatatactgtacatacatgaatacatacaagcacacatacatacatacatacacacacacatatatatatatatatatatattatatatatatatatatatatatatatacacacacaatcagcTTCTGCTTATATTCCTAGAACTGAAGCTACTCACGATCCTAAAAATCTGGATCCTCTCGACAACATAATATTCGAACAACTATTTTTGTGAGCACCACCAATGTCTTTTTTCTTCGATTATATAGTCACTTAGCTAAAATACTACAGCTTGTTAAAATCCAAGTCCTCGATACTGGTTCTTTTGTTGAGTAAGTCTATCATAGTTATAACCCTGAAACTGACAGCTTGCTCTTTATGTTAGATCTAAGTAAGAAATTAATAAGGGATAATATATAAATCAACAAGCGATATATGAAGTAACGTTAGAATacatacaaacaaaataaaataaataaaataaatttaaataaaataaatcttgaCATCGGATTTTTTCCAAACTAAGAACTCTGATGAGAGTTAACATGGGAACAACAATAACCTAATTACAATATTTTAGTACACAACTCAAAACCCACATAAAGAAAAGCATAATTTCCTTTTACAATGACGATTATCTGGCTTATGTCATGGGTGTCATACCAACAAAGATCATAGGCCCCTTTTCAATAAGTCATGACAACCATGAAATAAgcatatttagaataaaaattaattctttatattttttcctagTTATATAGAACTTAGTTGTAGGGTAAACCAAAGATATGGCAGTCTAAGAGGGGGACGCAGGGGGCGTATCCCCCCCTCCGTAGGTAGGTAGGTTAAGGATAAaactcctaagttaggttaggtgggtaaccTTATGTTAGGTTAGGCAGGTAACCTTATGTTAAATTtgtaaccttaggttaggtgggtaaCCTTAAGTTAGGTTAGGCGGGTAACCTTAGGTTAACTGGGTAACCTTAGGTTAGGAGggtaaccttaggttaggttaggtgggtgaccttaggttagattaggtggattaccttaggttaggtgggtaaccttaggttaggtgggtaaccttaggttagattaggtggatTACCTTAGGTTAGGTGagtaaccttaggttaggttaggtgagtaaCCTTAGGTTAGATTAGGCAGATTaccttgggttaggttaggtgagtaaCCTTAGGTTAGATTAGGCAGATTaccttgggttaggttaggtgagtaaCCTTAGGTTAGATTAGGCGGATACCTTAGGTTACGTTAGGTGGGTAACCTTAGGTAAGGTGGGTAACTTTAGGTTAGATTACGCAGGTAACCTTACGATTAGGTGGATAaccttaggtaaggttaggtgggtaACCTTAGATTAGGTGGGTAaccataggttaggttaggtaggtaaccttaggttaggtgggtaaCCTTAGGTTAGGCAGGTAACCTTAGGTTAGGTAGGTAACCTAGGTTAGGTAGGTAACCTTGGGTTAGGTTCAGTGGGTAGCCATATGAgttttttgtttcccttttaaaacgtTTATtttagtcataacttttgaaattttacatacAGTCTGCCCCATCGAACTACAAACGCCCCCAATTACAATCTTCTGACACCTTAAGAATAACACTCCTTAAAATGCCTCATcataaataaattaacatatattgtataaaaatacaTGGTACAAATGTTCCTCAAGCTTACCTTCCGACGGCTATAGAAATAGACAGACGTAATTGGTTTCGCATGCAAATCCAGCACTTACCTTAGCCAATCTCTAcctggaaatataaaataaaaaatatattaattatcaaGTACTTACTAAAAGCCCCTGCAAGCAAGTTGTATTTAAGATACTTataatttctataatcaataaataacattaaacaacacatatatatattgtctattaagatatttttattagCTAAAATCCAAACAcgctatacatataaaatataatatactctTTAAAACTGTATATAAAGgcatactgtaatataaatatcaTACAGATGATGTTCTAAATCAATTAGCTAATGAAATATAGAAACTTAATTCTTAAATCTACAGTCAACAAAAGTTAAAAAAGAACTAAATGGTTTGCAAGCCTGATGTGCTTGAGTAAGACGAATAATAAATGCTCAAGAAATTTTCCATGCTCAATATGTCGACAACTCTAAAGTCGaatgaaaattttatgaatttcTAAAGCTTAATAGGCCTAATGGTCAAAGGCTGGGTGACCATAAAACTCAAAAGGTTGATAACCATAGTTTCAAACAAACACAATGACTAAAGAACCAAACTGGTAGTTCGCATATAGGTTAGCGTTTTGCTATATTGCTGTAAAACCATACAACAGCATTACAGTACCTTGGGTTATGAGTAACTCAGAATACGAGCAAAATAACTCAAATTAGTATAAGAGCATTATACCTCTCTGTAAGCAACAATTTCCCTCAATATGCACATTTTTGTGGTCATGTACTAATGAGACTAGCAAGAAATGGGTCCGTGCCTATACACAAATATGCAGTGTTCATGGTATGCTCATGCCAttataaagaaaaggcaaaagcagtcaTCTCTACATAGGTTCCATGACAAAACTAAATATAaagtgtaaaaagaaaataaaaaatagatgacCAAGTGTCCATAATCTGTAAAACAAGTTACTATTCACTTAGGGATACTGAATGCCAAAGAGAGAGAACTCCCTATATTTTACCgtaagttctcatggagggagattctcccttcaagcagtaaccccctcATAGGCTAGTTTCAGAGCCAACATGCAGAGTGGAGTGATGATAGATCTTAGGGGGCAGTGCTTCATATCATGAGGCCCTCACATGGGCAGATATTAAGGTGCAATAGACAACTGTTTTTGCTCCTGGTGAGGCAAAGCAGGGCACATAATGCTAAGGTGCAGTCAGAGAAATGACCAGAAAGGGGTTGGTATGCTATCAACCAGCATTCTGGAGGAGTAAAGGTGCTTCTTAGCTCTCTGCTACTACTGTAGATGAGGTCGAGGCAGGGGGAAAGAGTTGCGAGGGCTCTCGTTGACAATGGCTATTCGACCACAGTACCGTACTGGCTTTGAGACTAGTAGACAAGTGTGCAGAGGTGTGAATGAGGTAGACTTGAGGGTGCATGGGAGGCTCATGTGAGTGAATGCCATGGTAGTGGCCAGTATCACATCAAGAGTGGAAGTAGTGCTAGAGATGGATGTGATTGACCAACAAGGGGCCATTACAGTACATGAGAATGGAGTGAGATTTGGACAGATTGCATTTGTAATGAATGTAGAGCTCTGGTGTGTGGTGAATGGTCGGGGGGACTCAGTAAGCTATTGAGGGGGTTCTGTCCATTTTAGGAACAAGGGCCCGGATTTCCAAGGCGAATTCGAGTGACAACATTGAACAGTTGACTATTTCCTTAAAGACAGAGAGCCTCCGATTCTGATGAACAAGGCAAGCTGCTATGAGCATTCATTGGAAAGAGGCAGGAAATTATAATCAGTAAATTTAGTGAGTTAGATCAACAAGACTTAAATTGTGTTCCTGCATCGATACTATACTTGGATTGCTACATGATCGATGACCCCACACTATGAAGCTGAAGTGGTAAGGGGGCAAAGTTTACCTTTGTTCTTAGTGTTTGCACCGGGTAGAGCGTTCAAGGTTGTGTTCCTGCATCAATACTGTACTTGGATTGCCACATGATCAATGACCCCACATTACAGAGCTGAGGAGCAAAGAGACCAAGTTCACCTTTGTAGTTAGTGTTTGCAATGGGTAGAGTGATGATACAAAGTTGAGCAAAGACAAATTGTCTGCAAAACTACATCTAGTAAATGGTATCAGATGGGAGAGTCTGATAATATCTGAATAGAAATGATGATCAGAATAATGAAAGATCTTTTTGAACAAGTACATAGAACTAATTGAAAGATAGTGCCATAGATTAGTATCCAGATCAAGGATAAGAAACATGATAGccagcaatttttttttgtaacaaatcAAGATAGGTGTCAGCagaaccccttgggtgaggaagaattgtttggtaatctctgtgttttcatgtgtatgaggacagaggagaatctgtaaagaataggctagactattcggtgtatgtgtagggaaagggaaagaaccgtaaccagagagaatgatccaatgtcgtactctctggccagtcaaaggaccccataactctctggcggtagtatctcaacgggtggctggtgccctgtccaacctactaacctactacctgtatgtgtaggcaaaggaaaaataagctgtaatcataaagggatccaatgtagtactaagtGGCTAGTCAAAGAACCAAAGAATCCTCCAGCGGTGGTACTGTATCTCTATCAACGggtggtcaacctactacctaagggAGAGTTCcctgcagttgcactatgaagtaatagTTAAGATACTGAGGAAAGTAAAAGTCTATACAGTCAGCCCTCACTCATCGTTGGTTAGGTAAAAGAGACAGGTACGAAGAACGAGAATACGCAAATACTTGCTGCCCACTGACTACGAGCAGTCAATTAATACACTAAGTacagcctaatattgtttttacttggtagaaaccaagaaaaaacaatattaatataagaATTCTGTAATTGAATGAAGAcaattcagtaagtgtacagtacgtGTGCACATACGTATACTAGTGCTAGACACGGTAAGgaaacagtacagtacagtacagtatagtatagtACAGTACGTAACACTATATTAGTCACCGGGACACTTATACTGTAACAACAAAACAATTTTGTTCCTATGTAATACTgcataacactcgctgatactgtagtgtatattactgtaatatatgtatagtaCTATTACTACAGTACACcataactgtactgtaagtgtttgtAGTTTTCGCTCAGAGGACTTGCACTGTTTGACAACTCACCGCACACGTTGCCTACATTTACAAAAACATTTTCCGATGTATTTCCATGCTTTAAATATAACCGTTAGCAGTTTTCAGCTCAAATAAAGTATTTCTAATTAGATATCTAAAATACAGTAATGCCAAAATACTCAGCCATGCAGCCAACACGTGTAGTGCAACGTACTGTCTCCCATAAGAGAGGAACATggaaataatgttaaattgtgAGCGAAGCGAGACACGGCAGAGAAAAAACCATCAACTGTTTAAACATTGTTATTTTGATGAACAATATACCCACAAATATACTTACTTGAGTAAATGGGACGTTTGTAGTATGGGTGTTACTAAAGACTTCCCGAGGAAATTGGATGAAAATATCCCACTTTCCATACGTAAGAAAGGAGTCACGCCTTTCTACAAAGGCTCTGGTATatggaatgttttttttaatatcatcttGGTTTCATTATAGAAGAGTGCAATATTAGTAAGGGCACTGGAACTCACATAATTGAATAGGTTTTTTTAAATACACAATTTTGAATACCAAATACTACTGACGGAAACCTCTATTAATAAAGTTacagattttgataaaaaatattccTGTTTTGCTCCTTTTGTCATTTTAGCACATGGTACAGAGGCCTCCTTCCACCAGGTAGTTCAGAAAAAAACTGATAGGTGGTACCGTGGTACTTCTGTTGTAAGTTACAGTACTTGTTCAAACAAAATAAAGGCCCTAACATTACATATTCTAACCtttttggttatttattttcaatattggaatttACAATATAATTACAGCTCTTATTTTATTTATCGTGTTAATAAAGAAAGATTAGGGTAAAATTGTGACATATTtagtctgataatgggaaatggaaGCCAGGCCCATGTTCGAACAGAGGCTGGAACACGAAGCTACTACTCGTCCCCTTGTTAAAATTGTATGATTGAGCTAAGAGATATATTAGATAAATAAAGTAACAGAAAAACATGTTCAGACTGCGAGACCAGAGGAATAATGAGATCACATTAAATTGCGAGCAAAGCGAGCTGCAGCAGAATAAAAACCAACTGAACCAAGTGACATATTAGATAAGCAAAATAACGCCAAAATACTACCCCACTGGGCTAACGCGTGTAGCTCAACATATTCCGCTTACCAGGACATTGGaaaaatgagataatgtttatctgCGAGAGAAGCGAGCTACGgccgaataaaaagaaaaagtaattacaGGTCAATACACTCAATTAAGTTAGGAACAGTGGTGGCTCGTGTATTTTCGcttaaaattatcaataacattCAATATAAGGACTTTTTCCTTTAATTCtctttatacttgtacaatatTATATTTAATCGCTGAGCTTAATGCCAGTAGCCATCCTTCAGTTCATCAAAAAACAAAATGTTTGCATGGCACTGAGCACTTCACAGTTCCAGCTGCATGGTGTTTGAATGTTGTGCACATGCGCAATCAGGAAGCTGCACCCGAGGCAGAAAGGAAGAGAGAGCCCTGTCGCTCCACACTGAAGCCCGATCTTGGCGTGTTGGTGGAAGGTAGTTATTTTTCTCTACTCTACAGCCGTTGTGCTAAAACATCATATTCATGAAAGTTATGAAATATAGAATTAGATTACTGTCCTACTTCCcgcaattttatcatattttttttcttaattattttacaTTCATTTCAGTTTTCATGCCATTACCAAGGACAAAATCAGAGACAAAATGCAGTTTTTCAACACAGAAAATTCTTACAGGTAGTAGATTCGCCAAGGCTTaacccatccgttgagatactaccgctggagagatatggggttctttgactggccatacagttatacattggatacttctctctggttacggttcactttactttggcctacacatacaaagaatagtcaggcatattctttacagattctcctctgtcctcatacaactgacatcactgagattactaaacaactcttcttcacctaaggggttaactacagcactgtaattgttcggtggctactttcctcttgataagggtggaagagactctttagctatggtgagcagctcttctatgagaagggcattccaaaatcaaaccattgttctctagtcttgggtagtgccatagcctctatagcatggtcttccactgtcttggattgagttctcttgcttgagggtacaatcgggcacactattctatctaatttctcttcctcttgttttgttaaagtttttatagattacataggaaatattcatttccatgttgttactgttcttaaaatattttaattttcctcgtttcctttcctcgctgggctattttccctgttgaggcccctggggttataacaccctgcttttccaattagggttgtagcttagcaagtaatgacaacaacaataaaaacaacaacaacatcaacaataacaacaataataacatattTACCGCAGTGTTCTCAAAAGTGAAAAATTTACTCAGTTGTCGTCCAGAGATCAAGGTGAAAATTATTGATCTGTTTGAGCAAATTAAAAGAAGAATGGATATTATTTCTAAATGAACGCATCAAGCTTGAACTATAACAATTTAGGTTATAGTAAGTAAAAATGCTCAATTCTGTTCTTTTAGGGCTCTCTCATGTTTCTAAATAAATTTACTTGTAACCGTTTTTTTCCTTTTACACAATATCAAAGCAAAAGCTTCAAATTTTCTGGAGCAGCACACCCACTAATTCTATCCACAAGACGCTAATGGTAAGGAGGTACTTATAGTATGATGAACATGGCTACGAACGACTCTattgaaaattgaatttaaaaatcaTGTTTTCTCTATGTGTCTGGAAGTTTTTACAAACAAAAGCTTCAGCATTTTGATCGCATTTCATTAGTACTTCTCAGTTTTGATTACTGTGATTTGTTTCTTAATGACGATGACTATTTCTTTATCATGATGACTGATGTAAAAGACAAAACTTGAAAAAGTTACTCTAAATATACAACTTGAATGGTAAACGGTATATTCTAGAGAGTTCAGAACGTAATTAATGACGATAACCAGTGCAAAGCCATAGGTTTTTGGTTCAGGTGTTGGGATTTGCTTTTTCATTAGTAGTCAACTCACCATAATTCAAAACCTATGGATTTCcatcagacataaaaaaaaaacacttaatacactaaataaaaatgttattttctaaAAGTCGATTAatgcactgttctataattttaccaatatCTTGCCTGATAAGATTTGTAAAGCCAATATCACCTATGATATATTTGCAGAGACATATATATGGGGTTAAAATCAGAGAATAAAAGGATCGATCCAATGAGGCAGATAACAGTAGATTATAGAAAAGCCTTTTTTTGCAAGTTTACCTTATCTAGTGATCAGCGCGTGATGCACACACGGAACTAACCCCTTTCGAGAAAACTCAGGACATATAGATAGCTTAATTAACGTTCTAACCTTCAGTATACCTTTAGCCCGTG
The nucleotide sequence above comes from Palaemon carinicauda isolate YSFRI2023 chromosome 2, ASM3689809v2, whole genome shotgun sequence. Encoded proteins:
- the LOC137616353 gene encoding uncharacterized protein: MYGGRGKEKRREDMGRKGKKNEEKEWKKGERRTKRRYGRKGKEERREDMEEKAKKNERRHGIKGKEELGEGREERGKKNEREDMEERGKKNEEKVWKKGQRRMKRRHGRKGKEERREDVEEGGKKGEEKV